One window of the Bradyrhizobium sp. NP1 genome contains the following:
- a CDS encoding glycosyltransferase family 2 protein, translated as MYLRDQEAPTVLVSLVVCTLGERRAQLERLLDSLGRQEFKSFEVILVDQNRSGLLDDIVQSRGRELSLKHVRSNRGLSLARNVGLRHASGEVVGFPDDDCWYLTDTLSLVADFFDRNPGIDILLGRTIDQFGSPSLSPTRKDSGAVNKRNIWTSGNSNTLFVRAGAIPDNGGFDEEIGVGASTRFQSGEETDFVLSLMENEARAVYSFDLKICHEQVEDAGVARTLRRAWNYSQGFGYVLKKHNFGRTYLAYRLARSIVRAGLAIIELQPIYGLSRLVWGAGTLVGYVAANPRG; from the coding sequence ATGTATCTGCGTGATCAGGAGGCGCCAACCGTTCTGGTATCGCTGGTGGTGTGCACGCTCGGCGAACGGCGTGCGCAGCTGGAGCGATTGCTGGACTCGCTCGGGCGTCAGGAGTTCAAGTCGTTCGAAGTCATTCTGGTCGACCAAAATCGGTCCGGGCTCCTCGATGACATCGTGCAATCGAGAGGGCGGGAGCTCTCTCTCAAGCACGTCAGATCGAATCGGGGTCTTTCGTTGGCTCGCAACGTCGGTCTGCGTCATGCGAGCGGCGAGGTTGTCGGCTTTCCGGATGACGATTGCTGGTATCTCACGGACACGTTGTCGCTGGTCGCGGATTTTTTCGATCGAAACCCCGGGATCGATATTCTGCTCGGCAGAACGATCGACCAGTTTGGCTCGCCCTCGCTGAGCCCGACGAGGAAGGACAGCGGCGCCGTCAACAAGCGCAACATCTGGACGTCGGGCAACTCGAACACGCTCTTTGTCCGAGCAGGCGCGATACCGGACAATGGCGGGTTTGACGAAGAGATCGGCGTCGGTGCATCGACCCGCTTTCAATCCGGAGAAGAAACCGATTTCGTGCTGAGCTTGATGGAAAATGAAGCGCGTGCCGTCTACAGCTTCGACCTGAAGATCTGCCATGAGCAAGTGGAAGATGCCGGCGTCGCGCGCACGTTGAGGCGTGCCTGGAACTACTCGCAGGGCTTCGGCTACGTTCTAAAAAAGCACAATTTTGGCCGCACATATCTGGCCTACCGGCTGGCTCGATCGATTGTTCGCGCCGGCCTCGCCATCATCGAGCTGCAACCGATCTATGGCCTGTCGCGCTTGGTTTGGGGCGCCGGCACGTTGGTCGGATATGTCGCCGCAAACCCCAGGGGATAG
- a CDS encoding polysaccharide biosynthesis tyrosine autokinase encodes MLQIPNVKPITEFSIQRPTATSPAELVGALVGLVRRRLGIIATLFGLSLLCGLVYLALAPPRFLAEAELLIDTKKSEPFPRQQATAAELTMDSAAVDSQIQVLKSEGVAATVVKDLHLTADPEFVGAKPGLFGTILGYLGAQRPPSESELERRARAVFENGLAARRLGTTYVIQVGFLSLNPERAAQIANATADAYIVDQLQAKYEATRRASTWLQERIQELRQQASTAENAVLDFKKANNIVDTGGRLINEQQLAELNSQLVTAQSAAAEAKARLDRISEITKKDVSDIDNILRSPDPAVADALHNDVINKLRSEFLEIANKEGLYSAQLGRNHLLVVNLRNQMFEIRRSIMDELKRIAETFKSDYQIAITREQSIEKNLANAVSQNQTTNQAQVKLKDLDSNAQTYRTLHDMFVQRYMESLQQQSFPFTEARVITHAVKPLTKNRPNSMLVMAAASVGGLLLAFGAALLIDISEGGFRTSEQVEQELQTSCLTIVPAIKAKIDAPLPGSERKKGRSWRRPEPKGVLSGVISNPFSRFAEAFRGVKVAIDLFSLARPNNKAIGITSTYPGEGKSSVAANLARLIAHAGGKAILLDCDLRNPSLTHSLAPGAEVGLLDVISGKASLRDAVWHDPATSLAFLPMIAKARLPHSNEILASPGMKKLIESLREVYDYVLVDLPPLNPVVDVRSTSQIIDSYLFVIEWGQTGVDAVRRALGSAPLVYESLIGVILNKADLDAIRRYSRGAGDNYKNEYFERYGFKD; translated from the coding sequence ATGCTGCAAATACCGAATGTCAAGCCGATAACCGAGTTCAGTATCCAGCGGCCGACGGCAACGTCGCCGGCGGAGCTCGTTGGCGCGCTCGTCGGTCTGGTGCGGCGGCGGCTCGGTATCATCGCGACTCTGTTCGGCCTGAGCCTGCTTTGCGGTCTCGTCTATCTTGCTCTCGCTCCGCCCAGGTTCCTGGCGGAAGCCGAATTGCTCATCGACACAAAAAAATCCGAACCTTTCCCTCGGCAGCAGGCGACGGCCGCGGAGCTCACGATGGATTCGGCGGCGGTCGACAGCCAGATTCAGGTGCTGAAATCGGAAGGTGTCGCGGCCACGGTCGTCAAGGATCTTCACCTCACGGCCGATCCGGAGTTCGTTGGAGCAAAGCCTGGGCTTTTTGGGACCATCCTGGGATACCTGGGGGCGCAGCGCCCGCCGTCCGAATCCGAGCTGGAGCGGCGCGCGCGAGCCGTTTTCGAGAACGGCCTCGCCGCGCGGCGCCTCGGGACCACTTACGTCATTCAGGTCGGATTCCTCTCGCTGAACCCGGAGCGCGCCGCCCAGATCGCGAATGCGACGGCGGACGCCTATATCGTCGATCAGCTCCAGGCCAAATATGAAGCGACACGCCGGGCGAGCACCTGGCTGCAGGAAAGAATACAGGAGCTGCGGCAGCAGGCGTCGACGGCAGAAAACGCCGTGCTCGACTTCAAGAAGGCAAACAACATCGTCGACACCGGCGGTCGCCTGATCAACGAGCAGCAGCTTGCCGAACTGAACAGCCAGCTCGTGACGGCCCAGTCGGCCGCCGCCGAAGCCAAGGCTCGTCTTGATCGGATCAGCGAGATCACCAAGAAGGATGTTTCCGATATCGACAATATCCTGCGTTCCCCCGATCCCGCAGTCGCGGATGCGCTCCATAACGACGTCATCAACAAGCTGCGCAGTGAATTTCTCGAGATCGCCAACAAGGAAGGGCTCTACTCGGCGCAGCTTGGCCGCAATCATTTGCTCGTCGTCAATCTGCGCAATCAGATGTTCGAGATTCGCCGCTCGATCATGGATGAGCTGAAGCGCATAGCCGAGACCTTCAAGAGCGACTACCAGATTGCGATCACACGCGAGCAAAGCATTGAAAAGAATCTGGCGAACGCCGTATCGCAAAATCAGACGACCAATCAGGCACAGGTCAAGCTGAAGGATCTTGACAGCAACGCGCAGACCTATCGCACGCTGCATGACATGTTTGTGCAGCGGTATATGGAATCGCTGCAGCAGCAATCATTTCCATTCACGGAAGCGCGCGTCATCACGCATGCGGTCAAGCCGCTGACGAAGAACCGTCCGAATTCCATGCTGGTGATGGCGGCGGCCTCGGTGGGGGGACTATTGCTGGCCTTCGGCGCCGCGCTCCTGATCGATATTTCGGAAGGCGGCTTCCGGACCAGCGAACAGGTCGAGCAGGAGTTGCAGACGAGCTGCCTGACGATCGTTCCCGCGATCAAGGCCAAGATCGACGCGCCGTTGCCGGGTTCCGAGAGAAAGAAAGGCCGTTCCTGGCGGCGGCCAGAGCCAAAGGGTGTTCTTTCCGGCGTCATCAGCAACCCGTTCTCCCGGTTCGCCGAGGCGTTTCGCGGCGTCAAGGTCGCTATCGATCTGTTCTCGCTCGCCAGGCCAAACAACAAGGCGATCGGCATCACCTCGACCTATCCGGGCGAAGGAAAGTCGTCCGTCGCGGCGAATCTGGCGCGCCTCATCGCACATGCCGGCGGCAAGGCGATCCTGCTGGATTGCGATCTTCGCAACCCCTCGTTGACGCATTCGCTCGCGCCTGGAGCCGAGGTCGGATTGCTCGACGTGATTTCAGGAAAGGCTTCATTGCGAGACGCTGTCTGGCACGATCCCGCGACGTCGTTGGCGTTCTTGCCGATGATCGCCAAGGCGCGGCTGCCTCACTCAAATGAAATCCTGGCATCTCCCGGCATGAAGAAGCTGATCGAGTCGCTTCGCGAGGTCTACGACTATGTGCTTGTTGACCTGCCGCCGCTAAACCCCGTCGTCGACGTGCGCTCCACCAGCCAGATCATCGATTCCTATCTTTTCGTCATCGAATGGGGGCAAACCGGCGTCGATGCCGTGCGGCGTGCTCTCGGATCTGCGCCACTGGTCTATGAAAGCCTGATCGGGGTCATTCTCAACAAGGCCGACCTGGACGCGATACGTCGTTACTCGCGCGGAGCAGGCGATAACTACAAGAATGAGTATTTCGAGCGCTATGGATTCAAGGATTGA
- a CDS encoding GntR family transcriptional regulator, with amino-acid sequence MARPEAPTTDRTGQIYRALRHAIMEQALAPGAKLPEDAIGERFGASRTIVRHALGQLAAEGLVELRRNRGAVVATPAWEEARDIFDIRLGLERLVMSRLAGRLDAKQIAQLRAHVADEERARGENEPLSIRLATEFHIVLANMTGSASIARYVSEVSSRFGLILALYSRPHSSECAVSEHRAVIDALVEGDAEAAIKVMEGHLEAVANRALIMPSSRRNRELGDILDSYADDAGTAPAQPKR; translated from the coding sequence ATGGCAAGACCTGAAGCGCCGACCACCGACCGCACCGGCCAGATCTATCGGGCGCTTCGCCACGCCATCATGGAGCAGGCACTAGCACCCGGCGCCAAGCTGCCGGAGGACGCGATCGGCGAGCGGTTCGGCGCGAGCCGCACCATCGTCCGCCATGCGCTCGGCCAGCTTGCGGCCGAAGGCCTGGTGGAGCTGCGCCGCAACCGCGGCGCGGTCGTCGCGACGCCGGCCTGGGAAGAGGCGCGGGATATTTTCGATATCCGCCTTGGCCTCGAGCGGCTGGTGATGTCGCGTCTCGCCGGGCGCCTTGATGCGAAGCAGATCGCGCAGTTGAGGGCCCATGTCGCCGACGAAGAGCGGGCGCGCGGCGAAAACGAGCCGCTGTCGATCCGGCTCGCAACCGAATTCCATATCGTGCTTGCGAACATGACCGGAAGTGCTTCGATCGCCCGCTATGTCAGCGAGGTGTCGTCCCGCTTCGGATTGATCCTTGCGCTCTACAGCCGGCCGCATTCCTCCGAATGCGCGGTCAGCGAGCATCGCGCCGTGATCGATGCGCTGGTGGAGGGCGATGCCGAAGCCGCGATCAAGGTGATGGAGGGCCATCTCGAAGCGGTGGCGAACCGTGCGTTGATCATGCCCTCGAGCCGCAGGAATCGCGAACTCGGCGATATCCTCGACAGCTATGCCGACGACGCGGGCACGGCGCCCGCCCAGCCAAAGCGCTAG
- a CDS encoding nuclear transport factor 2 family protein — translation MPAAAPAFSANTDDDVAIVRAFLEASMKPDAERAASFIASDFKLTFTGGRTFDHPSGSIGFNAKRYRWVKKAMDRFDVVPGSEETIVYSIGTLYGEWPDGTAFKDNRYIDRFVVRGGKITRMDVWNDSAERILTHRGIEA, via the coding sequence ATGCCGGCCGCCGCACCAGCATTTTCGGCCAACACCGACGACGACGTCGCGATCGTGCGCGCGTTTCTCGAAGCCTCGATGAAGCCCGACGCCGAACGCGCGGCGAGCTTCATCGCAAGCGACTTCAAGCTCACCTTCACCGGCGGCCGCACCTTCGATCACCCAAGCGGCTCGATCGGCTTCAACGCCAAGCGCTACCGCTGGGTGAAAAAGGCCATGGACCGCTTCGACGTCGTGCCGGGAAGCGAGGAGACCATCGTCTACTCGATCGGCACGCTCTATGGCGAATGGCCCGACGGCACCGCCTTCAAGGACAACCGCTATATCGACCGTTTCGTGGTCCGCGGCGGCAAGATCACGCGCATGGATGTCTGGAACGACAGCGCCGAGCGCATCTTGACGCACAGGGGCATCGAGGCCTGA
- a CDS encoding ABC transporter substrate-binding protein has product MAASIRSLSRRALLLGAALLVSLPASAEDTIKFGLVAAMSGQSAKSGEAIVRGLSLAMDEINAQGGVLGKKLELVVRDDESNPAKGVVAARELVQREKVAAMFGGLDTPVSMAIVPFANQNKVPFIGVWAAGTAITRNGAADNYVFRVSAVDALVDKALVDYAVKKYAIKKPGMILINNPWGESNEGGLKAALADKGLPFAGVEKFQDADVDVVPQLARLKEAGADALFLVANVAPASQVVKSLDRMGWNVPVISHWGPAGGRFTELAGPSAAKVHFIQTFSFAGTMSPKAEAVFAALKKKYPEVKTLADVTPAVGIANAYDAMHLTALAVAKAGSTDGTKVRDGFLAIDHYDGLIKSYDKPFSGENHDALSAGDYIFTHFVDGEIVPLTN; this is encoded by the coding sequence ATGGCTGCAAGCATTCGATCCCTGTCGCGGCGCGCGCTTCTGCTCGGCGCTGCCCTTCTCGTTTCCCTGCCGGCTTCGGCCGAGGACACCATCAAGTTCGGACTGGTCGCGGCCATGTCCGGCCAGTCGGCCAAATCGGGCGAGGCCATCGTGCGCGGGCTGTCGCTCGCGATGGACGAGATCAACGCGCAGGGCGGCGTGCTCGGCAAGAAGCTCGAGCTTGTCGTGCGCGACGACGAAAGCAATCCGGCCAAGGGCGTGGTCGCTGCGCGCGAGCTGGTTCAGCGCGAAAAGGTGGCGGCGATGTTCGGCGGCCTCGATACGCCGGTGTCGATGGCGATCGTGCCGTTCGCCAACCAGAACAAGGTGCCGTTCATCGGCGTCTGGGCGGCCGGCACCGCGATCACCCGCAACGGCGCGGCCGACAATTACGTGTTCCGCGTTTCCGCCGTCGACGCGTTGGTCGACAAGGCGCTGGTCGACTACGCGGTGAAGAAATACGCGATCAAGAAGCCCGGCATGATCCTGATCAACAATCCCTGGGGCGAATCGAACGAGGGCGGGCTGAAGGCGGCGCTCGCAGACAAGGGCCTGCCTTTCGCCGGCGTCGAGAAATTCCAGGACGCCGACGTCGATGTCGTCCCGCAGCTCGCCCGCCTGAAGGAGGCGGGCGCCGACGCGCTGTTCCTGGTGGCGAATGTCGCGCCGGCCTCGCAGGTGGTGAAGTCGCTCGACCGCATGGGCTGGAACGTGCCTGTGATTTCGCATTGGGGGCCGGCCGGCGGTCGCTTCACCGAGCTCGCCGGCCCGAGCGCGGCCAAGGTTCATTTCATCCAGACCTTCAGCTTCGCCGGCACGATGTCGCCGAAGGCCGAAGCCGTGTTCGCGGCGCTCAAGAAAAAATATCCTGAAGTGAAGACGCTCGCCGACGTCACGCCCGCGGTCGGCATCGCCAACGCCTACGACGCGATGCACCTGACGGCGCTCGCGGTCGCCAAGGCCGGCTCGACCGACGGCACCAAGGTCCGCGACGGCTTTTTGGCTATCGACCACTATGATGGCCTGATCAAGAGCTATGACAAGCCGTTCTCCGGCGAGAACCATGATGCGCTGTCGGCAGGCGACTATATCTTCACGCATTTCGTCGATGGCGAGATCGTGCCGCTGACCAACTAA
- a CDS encoding branched-chain amino acid ABC transporter permease — translation MLFSAIVSGVAVGSMYGLIALGYHVTYVVSNTVNFAQGSSVMLGAVLAYVLSVRLGLPIPLAIALALLLCALFGLVVERTLVRPFAERGSNAWLMATVAGGIVVDNLALFTFGKEPRGFPSFLAQKPIEIWGTGVFPLQLVIPVVGLGIALALQFAFQRTARGKALLAVVQNKRAAQLMGINVRSAIAFSFAFSTALAGLAGILIAPLFSVQSDMGTLFGIKAFAAAILGGIGSAWGVMLAGILYGLIEALVTSFAGSSYTQIAAFAVVIAALAIRPNGLLGRAGTRKV, via the coding sequence TTGTTGTTCTCGGCAATCGTCAGCGGCGTCGCCGTGGGGAGCATGTACGGCCTGATCGCGCTCGGCTATCACGTCACCTACGTCGTCTCCAACACGGTCAATTTCGCACAGGGCTCCTCGGTGATGCTGGGCGCCGTGCTCGCCTATGTGCTGTCGGTCCGGCTCGGCCTGCCGATACCGCTGGCGATCGCGCTGGCGCTTCTGCTCTGCGCTCTGTTCGGCCTCGTCGTCGAGCGGACCCTGGTGCGGCCGTTTGCCGAGCGCGGATCGAACGCCTGGCTGATGGCGACGGTCGCGGGCGGCATCGTCGTCGATAATCTCGCGCTGTTCACCTTCGGCAAGGAGCCGCGCGGCTTTCCCTCGTTCCTCGCGCAGAAGCCGATCGAGATTTGGGGCACCGGGGTCTTCCCGCTGCAGCTTGTGATCCCGGTGGTCGGGCTCGGCATCGCGCTCGCCCTGCAATTCGCGTTTCAGCGCACCGCCCGCGGCAAGGCGCTTCTCGCAGTGGTGCAGAACAAGCGCGCGGCGCAGCTCATGGGCATCAATGTGCGCAGCGCCATCGCCTTTTCCTTCGCCTTCTCGACGGCGTTGGCCGGACTCGCCGGCATTTTGATCGCGCCGCTGTTCAGCGTGCAGTCGGACATGGGCACGCTGTTCGGCATCAAGGCGTTCGCTGCCGCTATCCTCGGCGGCATCGGCTCGGCCTGGGGCGTCATGCTCGCCGGAATCCTGTACGGCCTGATCGAGGCGCTGGTCACTTCCTTTGCCGGCTCGAGCTACACCCAGATCGCAGCCTTTGCGGTCGTCATCGCGGCGCTTGCGATCCGCCCCAACGGCCTGCTCGGCCGCGCCGGAACGAGGAAGGTGTAG